The following coding sequences lie in one Sedimentibacter sp. MB35-C1 genomic window:
- a CDS encoding PrgI family protein — MIEIKIPKEIRDYREAIFAGLNLRQIISLAVAVAINVPLYVYIKPYIGDEIASWLVIITGIPIFLIGFIKFDGMPFEEYFKVILRFYFLKPRKRKYKVENIYTFIYEHQKRRAEEEIRQHGKRKGGKKNAFKKK; from the coding sequence ATGATTGAAATTAAAATACCTAAAGAAATCAGGGATTACAGAGAGGCTATATTTGCCGGCTTGAATTTAAGACAGATTATTAGTCTGGCTGTAGCCGTAGCGATTAATGTGCCATTGTATGTATACATTAAGCCGTATATTGGAGATGAAATTGCAAGCTGGCTTGTTATAATTACAGGTATACCTATATTCCTTATAGGCTTCATAAAATTTGACGGTATGCCATTTGAAGAATATTTCAAAGTCATTTTAAGATTTTATTTCCTGAAGCCGCGCAAGAGAAAATATAAGGTAGAAAACATATATACTTTTATATATGAGCATCAAAAAAGGCGGGCTGAAGAAGAAATAAGGCAACACGGTAAAAGGAAAGGAGGTAAAAAGAATGCTTTTAAGAAAAAGTAA